The genomic stretch TACATTAAACGGAACGCCGCTTTATGAGATGCCTAAAATTGACGAGTACCAAATTATCGGAGCGATTCGTTCCGGAACTATAATTACGGACAAACATATAGCGCCTAGACATATTGTCGAATCAGGAAGCCCTGTAAAAATGGTGTCGGGCGGTTCAATGGTTAAAGTGTATGTTTGGGGACGCGCCAGAAGTTCAGGACGCATAGGCGACATAATCGCCGTAGAAAATATGGAAAGCAATAAAATTGTTAGAGGTAAAATTATTCAGCCGGGTGAAGTTGAAATTATTCGATAAAGAGTGATTTCATCAAAATTTTACAATTAATCTACAATAATAAATTCAGAAATTTATTCCTAAATTTTGCGGCAAAAAATTCTTGATACCTTAACATTTTTTCTGCGAACTATTTATTCTAACACATTGGCACAAAATTTGCAATTGTTTTACATAAACGACCAAATTGTTCGGGGAGGAGCAATATGAAAAATTTATTTGTTTTTTTAATTATCGCCGTTTTAGCGAACTCTGTAAACGCTGCAAGAGTTTATTCTCTTTACACTGACCGCAGGGCGGTACAAGAAGGTGATATTCTCACTGTTTTGATTGTCGAGAATGCCGAAGCGAACGCAAAAAGCAGTACAAATACGAAGAAAAAGAATTCGCTTGGAGCCAGTGCGCAGCCGATTGGAATTAAGGGGCTTAATGTTTTCCCTAACGGAATTTCGGAAGGCGGGAGTTTAAGCGCCGATTACGACGGAAGCGGCGCTACCGCGAGGACGGGAAAGTTTGTCGCAAAAGTTTCGGCGAGAATCGAACAAGTGCTTGACAACGGAAATTTGATTATCAGCGGCAATAAAGTCGTTGAAATCAATGAGGAAAAAGAAATCATAAACATTTCAGGCATTGTTCGCCCCGAAGACATTGAAGGCAACAATACAATTTATTCATACAATATCGCAAATGCGCAAATAACGTATTCCGGCAAAGGCAGCGCGTCTTCCGGACAAAGACCGGGACCGCTTGCACGTTTATTTAATTGGCTGTTCTAAAAGATATTCAAAGGGGAAAAAATGAAAAAAATTACAGCGATTCTCTTTATCGCCGCTTTTTCAATGAGTTTATTTGCGGCGACAAACGTCAGAATTAAAGACGTAGCGAAAATCAACGGCGTGGAAGATTTACAAATTTATGGTTACGGATTAGTTGTGGGACTTGCCGGAACCGGAGACCGAATGAACACGGTATTTACTACACAAACAATGAAAAATATGCTCAAAAATATGGGGATAGAACTACCAGAAAAACAGATTACCATGCGTAACGTCGCCGCCGTCATGGTAACGGGAACGGTAGATCCGTTCAAAAAACGCGGAACAAGAATAGACATTATGGTTTCATCCATAGGAGACGCCCGTTCTTTGGAAGGCGGAACTTTGATATTAACTCCGTTGCAAGGTCCTGACGGAGAAATGTATGCAACCGCGCAAGGCGCGTTATCGACCGGCGGATTCGATATTCGTAATCGCGGCTTAAGTAAAACTACCATGAATCATACGTTAGTGGGAAGAGTTCCGGACGGCGCAATTATTCAAAGAGAATATATTTTTAACGAATTTAACGGCGTAGATTTGGCGCTTTCGCTTGACAAACCGGATTTTACTTCGGCGGTATCGATGGCGACGGCTATTAACGGATATTTTACGCAATTCGGTACAGAAGGGAGAATCGCGCAGGCGATAGACGCTTCAACCGTGACGCTTAATTATAACCTGAGCAGTAGAGCGATAAGTACGGTAGAAAATCCGCTTGGACTTGCAGAGTTTATTTCTATTGTGGAAAACGTAACGTTCGACGTAGCAACTTCGGCAAAAGTTGTAATGAACGAAAGAACGGGAACTATTGTCGCCGGCGGAAACGTCAGAATTTCACAAATAACGCTTACACATGGCGGAATAAAAGTAGAAATTACAAATAAACCGGCAATTATTCAGCCGATGCCGTTTACCTTTGGAAGAACGGCGACAATTCCAAATCCTGAAGTCGTAGTGGAACAAAAAGATATGGATATGGTGGTTTTGGATGAAACCACAACCGCTTCCGACCTTGCTCAGGCGCTTAATTCTTTGGGGGTGGCAAGCAGAGATATAATTTCAATTTTCCAAGCGATTAAAGAAGCGGGCGCACTCCAAGCGCAACTCATAATAATATAGTTAAATCCTCCCCGATTTAACAAAAAATACGGCTGCCGCATTTTTCCTTTTGCGGCAGCCGTATTTTTTTAAGAATTTAGGAAAATTATACACGATCTTCACCGTACACTAAATAATCCATCTCTACAAGCCGAATTTGGCTTAAATCATGTATAAACATGCTTTAAGCCACCAAAAACAGGTAAACTCGAAGATTTACCTTCAATCTCTAATCTTCTATTTTTGTAAACTTGTCAATCCTCAAATCGTCATAACGATTGTCTCTTAAAATCCTGATACCGTCGTGTTCTTTCTCGAAACGCTTCTGATATTCAATATAATCGTTTTCGGAAACGTTTTTCATATTATTGTTTGTAATTTTGCATCCTTTCATAGTCGTGCTGTCAAGCGGACAGTCCAGTTCTTTGAGAATGCGGTTTTCTTTGTCTGTGATAAAACAATATTGTTTCATTACAACATTTACGACTTTCTGCGCCTGTCCGAAAGATATATCTTTATCCAAATTTTTTATCTTTTTTATAGTGTTAAAAATGTCTGCGTTTTTCAAACTTCCATCATCGGCTTTTCCCATAAGAAGCATAATTCCGTTAAAAAGCGCTTCCCTGAACTTCTTTTTCGTTTCTTTTGATATATTTTTACCAAAAGATCTGTCAATTTGCGAGCCTCTGCTGAACTCAATAATAAACAATTTAAGTTCTTTCTCTCTCATTTTGCTAAGCATAAAGATGTTTTCCTTTCTTTAATCTACGTCAGTAACCGACATTTCCGTTTCGTATTTCTCTCCAACAAGCCGCATTCTCTCTTGGCATTCCGCTTGAACACGTTGCCGTTCCGTTTGCATTTCCAAATCTTTCCTTTGAATTTCTTCTTGAAATTCTAACATTTCTTGAAAAGTCTTTTGTGGGTTTCGTTTGATTCTGGGTTACATCTGTATTTCCATATCCCGTTGCCGTATTTCCATATCCTTTTCCTGCCTGTATTTTTGGTATTCCTTTTCTTTCTCGGCAAGCTGTTCATACCCTTCATTACATTCCTCTTGAACGCGTTGAATTCCCGCGGAGTATTCCGCTTGAATGCGTTCTCTTTCTGCTAACATGCGGTTTACTTTATCTATCTTTTGTTGTTGCAGTTCTGCTTCCTGTTTCATTTTTACCGGATAATTCTTGTAATTACCCCATTCCGTTTCAATCTTTGCCATATTCTTTTTATAATCGTTAAGTTTTTCCCTCATTAAAGCGCCTTGCGCACTGGGGTTTGCACGATACATAACTTCAAGTTTTAATTTTAGTTTGTCTAATTCGGCTATTTGCGTGTCAAAATTTTTTAACTTAAATATTGTCGTATATTCGTCAAAGAATACATCCCCATAATTACTTCCTACTGGATATATAAGAACGCTAAGACTGTAAAATTTGTAGTATTTGTCAAATTCTTGACGGTTAACCTTATCACCGTAAAGTTTTGCAATATATTCACCGGACATCACTCCTCCTAACGCTACGATGTCTTCCGTAGAACGAACTTTAATCGACATATCCATCGCCATATCAATCGTTGCATTACTAGTTTGTCCAAACGTTACTCCCGTAACACACATCACCGCTAACATGCTTGCCAATCCCAACCACCTGGCAACTTTTCCAATTGTAAATTTTCTCATAAGAGATCTCCAAAATTATAAAGTATTGCAAAAGCACTATGCTTATCGCCAAAAGTTAATAACTTATGATT from Chitinispirillales bacterium encodes the following:
- a CDS encoding flagellar basal body L-ring protein FlgH → MKNLFVFLIIAVLANSVNAARVYSLYTDRRAVQEGDILTVLIVENAEANAKSSTNTKKKNSLGASAQPIGIKGLNVFPNGISEGGSLSADYDGSGATARTGKFVAKVSARIEQVLDNGNLIISGNKVVEINEEKEIINISGIVRPEDIEGNNTIYSYNIANAQITYSGKGSASSGQRPGPLARLFNWLF
- a CDS encoding flagellar basal body P-ring protein FlgI, which gives rise to MKKITAILFIAAFSMSLFAATNVRIKDVAKINGVEDLQIYGYGLVVGLAGTGDRMNTVFTTQTMKNMLKNMGIELPEKQITMRNVAAVMVTGTVDPFKKRGTRIDIMVSSIGDARSLEGGTLILTPLQGPDGEMYATAQGALSTGGFDIRNRGLSKTTMNHTLVGRVPDGAIIQREYIFNEFNGVDLALSLDKPDFTSAVSMATAINGYFTQFGTEGRIAQAIDASTVTLNYNLSSRAISTVENPLGLAEFISIVENVTFDVATSAKVVMNERTGTIVAGGNVRISQITLTHGGIKVEITNKPAIIQPMPFTFGRTATIPNPEVVVEQKDMDMVVLDETTTASDLAQALNSLGVASRDIISIFQAIKEAGALQAQLIII